The following coding sequences are from one Bradyrhizobium sp. 200 window:
- a CDS encoding tripartite tricarboxylate transporter substrate binding protein translates to MRFDFLTFAFGLLMLAGPVAADNYPSRPIRLIVPYPAGGSTDIMARALQEPMAKILGQPLIIDNRGGAAGTTGANEAARADADGYTLLFANNGPISIAPLLQKGVDFDPLKSFAPVSLVSKAPLVLVASEKVPASDVAGLIAYAKAQSKPMLYATAGPGSLGHLSTERFLNQAGLQMVHVPYRGQAPTTLAIFAGEVDILLTTTSDTLNEHIRSGKVKLIGVSSPGASPVAPGAVPIGNVLKGYSVETWFGLLAPAGTPPAIIDKLNAAIKAVLAMPQLRDRFLTYGVEATSSTATELSAIIAAEIPAWRKVIEERNVKAE, encoded by the coding sequence ATGCGGTTTGATTTTTTGACTTTTGCATTCGGGCTTTTGATGCTTGCCGGACCTGTGGCGGCGGACAACTATCCATCGCGGCCGATCCGGCTCATCGTGCCATATCCCGCCGGCGGCTCGACGGACATCATGGCACGCGCGCTGCAGGAGCCGATGGCGAAGATCCTGGGCCAGCCGCTCATCATCGACAATCGCGGAGGCGCGGCGGGCACGACTGGCGCCAATGAAGCGGCGCGGGCGGATGCGGATGGCTATACGCTGCTGTTTGCCAACAACGGGCCGATCTCGATTGCTCCGTTGCTGCAAAAGGGCGTCGACTTCGATCCGCTCAAGAGCTTTGCGCCGGTCTCGCTCGTCTCCAAGGCGCCGCTGGTTCTGGTTGCGAGCGAAAAGGTGCCGGCGAGCGATGTCGCCGGCCTGATCGCTTACGCCAAGGCGCAGAGCAAGCCGATGCTGTATGCGACGGCCGGGCCAGGTTCGCTCGGACATCTGAGCACGGAGCGCTTCCTCAATCAGGCCGGGCTGCAGATGGTCCACGTTCCGTATCGTGGCCAGGCGCCGACGACGCTCGCGATCTTCGCAGGCGAGGTCGACATCTTGCTCACGACCACGTCCGACACGCTGAACGAGCATATTCGCTCCGGTAAGGTGAAGCTGATTGGCGTTTCATCGCCTGGCGCCTCTCCAGTCGCTCCGGGTGCCGTGCCCATCGGGAATGTCTTGAAGGGATATTCGGTCGAAACCTGGTTCGGACTTCTTGCTCCGGCTGGTACGCCGCCTGCGATCATCGACAAGCTGAACGCCGCAATAAAAGCCGTCTTGGCCATGCCGCAATTGCGCGATCGCTTCCTTACCTATGGCGTAGAGGCCACGTCCAGTACCGCCACCGAACTGTCCGCGATCATTGCGGCGGAGATTCCCGCGTGGCGCAAGGTAATCGAAGAGCGCAACGTCAAGGCTGAGTGA
- a CDS encoding enoyl-CoA hydratase-related protein, whose product MSNYAKYECLKVEVSDRVATVSLNRPQARNAINQKLIRELRTIWDDLGDDPAVNVVVLTGAGDFFSVGGDVKAMSERPGGDVLEEGEVHDPMISRRAVTRQLELDKPIIAAINGDAIGLAATHALLCDITVMAEDARIGDTHVSRVGLVAGDGGTVIWPLLIGINKAKEFLIRGTLLKGREAERIGLVNHVVARAEVMSKAREIAIELANGPTWAIRWTKLSINQIVKDRVNMLLEASMALEQVTFETADHKEATMSFKEKRKPRFGHA is encoded by the coding sequence GTGTCCAATTACGCCAAGTATGAATGCCTGAAAGTTGAGGTGTCGGACAGGGTCGCGACGGTGAGCCTGAACCGGCCGCAGGCGCGAAACGCAATCAATCAGAAGCTGATCCGCGAACTACGGACGATCTGGGACGATCTTGGCGATGATCCCGCCGTTAACGTTGTAGTGCTGACGGGCGCCGGCGACTTTTTCAGCGTCGGAGGGGACGTCAAGGCGATGTCGGAACGTCCCGGCGGGGACGTTCTGGAGGAGGGCGAGGTCCATGATCCCATGATCAGCCGTCGCGCCGTCACCCGGCAGCTCGAGCTCGACAAGCCGATCATTGCGGCCATCAACGGCGACGCCATCGGCCTTGCGGCGACCCACGCGCTGCTCTGCGATATCACTGTTATGGCTGAGGATGCGCGCATCGGCGATACGCACGTCTCGCGCGTCGGGCTAGTTGCCGGAGATGGTGGCACCGTGATCTGGCCACTGCTGATCGGCATCAACAAGGCCAAGGAATTCCTGATCCGCGGTACGCTGTTGAAGGGCAGGGAAGCGGAGCGGATCGGGCTGGTCAACCATGTCGTTGCTCGCGCGGAGGTGATGAGCAAGGCCCGGGAAATCGCAATCGAGCTCGCGAACGGTCCGACATGGGCGATCCGCTGGACCAAGCTGTCGATCAATCAGATCGTGAAGGATCGTGTGAACATGTTGCTCGAAGCGTCGATGGCACTCGAACAAGTCACGTTCGAGACCGCCGACCACAAAGAGGCAACCATGTCATTCAAGGAAAAGCGCAAGCCGAGGTTTGGTCACGCGTAG
- a CDS encoding CoA transferase, with product MQEQTSTSPLDGVRVLDFSIMLAGPYCARLLADVGAEVIKIEPPEGDEMRLRAPVRDGHSAYFGQLNAGKRSIALDLKSSDAIKLVHRMVESADILVENFRPGVMERLGLGYEALRKINPRLIYCSISGYGQTGSQAERAAYAMIVHAESGFDRALMRYAGDRDRPAAGAVFVADVLGGIFGFSAIQTAMVQRARTNEGQRIDVALMDCMLNLLVYELQEAQFSKPMARPTYGPVRARDGDILIAPVSARNFAALRDLTGLPELSSDPRFKSVSARGANWTAMMQVIEKWTLQRTVDECLAALGDAGVPSARFRDPAEALDDPDLIDRGTFAPIADVAGEFKGVNAPWKMSGARTAIGREIPSIGFHRDDVLTRVLGLSPDEIANAAASGAFGKVAVTAGE from the coding sequence ATGCAGGAACAAACATCGACATCGCCACTCGACGGCGTTCGGGTGCTGGATTTTTCCATCATGCTTGCCGGGCCCTATTGCGCGCGGCTGTTGGCGGATGTCGGCGCCGAAGTCATCAAGATCGAACCTCCCGAAGGCGACGAGATGCGCCTGCGCGCGCCCGTTCGCGACGGTCACAGTGCCTATTTCGGTCAGCTCAATGCCGGCAAGCGGAGCATTGCTCTCGACCTGAAATCATCCGATGCGATCAAGCTCGTGCATCGCATGGTTGAAAGCGCAGACATCCTGGTCGAGAATTTTCGGCCCGGTGTGATGGAGCGGTTGGGTCTCGGATATGAGGCGCTTCGCAAGATCAATCCGCGGCTGATTTATTGCTCGATCTCCGGCTACGGCCAGACCGGCTCGCAGGCTGAGCGCGCTGCCTATGCGATGATTGTTCATGCCGAGAGCGGCTTCGACCGCGCGCTGATGCGGTACGCCGGCGATCGCGACCGGCCAGCGGCGGGTGCGGTGTTCGTTGCCGATGTTCTCGGCGGCATTTTTGGCTTCTCGGCAATTCAGACAGCGATGGTGCAACGGGCTCGAACGAACGAGGGACAACGCATCGATGTTGCCCTGATGGACTGCATGCTGAACCTTCTGGTCTATGAGCTGCAGGAAGCCCAATTTTCCAAGCCGATGGCGCGGCCCACTTACGGCCCGGTGCGCGCCAGGGACGGTGACATCCTGATTGCGCCGGTGTCGGCGCGTAACTTCGCGGCCCTTCGCGATTTGACCGGGTTGCCGGAGCTGTCATCCGACCCGAGGTTCAAATCGGTGTCGGCGCGCGGCGCGAACTGGACTGCGATGATGCAGGTGATCGAAAAATGGACCCTGCAACGCACCGTTGATGAGTGCCTTGCAGCGCTCGGGGACGCGGGCGTTCCGAGCGCGCGCTTTCGTGATCCGGCGGAGGCGCTGGACGATCCGGATCTCATCGATCGCGGCACATTTGCGCCGATCGCTGACGTTGCGGGCGAATTCAAAGGCGTGAATGCACCGTGGAAGATGTCGGGCGCGCGCACCGCGATCGGACGAGAAATTCCATCGATCGGATTCCACCGCGACGATGTTCTCACGCGCGTGCTCGGGCTATCCCCCGATGAGATTGCAAATGCAGCCGCTTCCGGCGCATTCGGGAAGGTTGCGGTGACGGCAGGAGAGTGA
- a CDS encoding DUF2892 domain-containing protein, protein MWYRKNVGGWERAARLIGGGLMLICGVVALHASPLGLLLSGAGVVTLVTGVFGYCPACAIAGREPLKG, encoded by the coding sequence ATGTGGTATAGGAAGAACGTTGGCGGGTGGGAGCGCGCGGCCAGGCTGATCGGCGGGGGCTTGATGCTCATCTGCGGCGTGGTTGCGCTGCACGCTTCGCCGCTCGGGCTACTGCTCAGCGGCGCGGGTGTCGTGACGCTGGTCACCGGCGTGTTCGGCTATTGCCCTGCCTGCGCCATTGCCGGGCGCGAGCCACTGAAGGGATGA
- a CDS encoding acyl-CoA dehydrogenase codes for MSAAEISGKDVADMLRDSLRGFLDAHWRACRLEGTASPEAVAAIWRKLVQQGVAALGADADEGGLREILVVMEELGRAACPAPMWSSALANLVLSRASSNAAAELRKALHAGTACVAFSFGAFDPDPGVGSIKLDGQNATGLLRFVEAAGSATHLLVPVGESQFALADLGAPGISRVPTRAMGAWGNWELRLDTAPVSVIQPGPISLDDLRLVARVALLARAHGAARRGFELAVAHARERHQFGQPIGRFQAIQHKLANCFIDLEGVRLILDHAAKLRDETDRDWPYFADCAMAFAGPALRRVSLETQHTFGAIGYAEEHEAPQHFKRVHLDTIALGGAADAKRSLASRLFDNDDSGLPQYDLGSAGNELREHVKQWLAQNWSGERKSRFDKRPFHDREFDPEFALDAGKTGWIGLGWPREFGGQARSPLEQIAFMETMEQGEAPRIGASIQANALMMFGTAEQQKKYLPEILRGEAMHGMGYSEPQAGSDLAALRTSAVRDGDHWVINGQKIWTTTWWGKYMFLAARTDKSAKPPHAGISMFIVPMNAPGITIQPATTMYDGSFANIFYDDVRIPLENLVGRVNEGWKVLTGALAFERGLVGGGIVLKVAHAFEQLRQHLTTEPEFSKDPIVRDRMATFASEIEIGRQLMMHCAELAAGGVTPPEYGAISKVFSGELMERFGEAALDMLGMRAALSEQMPGAIDNGRFEQNLRHSLMWVISIGTNEIQRSLIAQRALGLPR; via the coding sequence ATGTCTGCCGCCGAAATCTCGGGCAAGGACGTTGCGGATATGCTTCGGGACTCCCTGCGCGGGTTTCTCGATGCGCATTGGCGCGCCTGCCGCCTGGAGGGTACTGCGTCTCCGGAAGCGGTCGCTGCAATATGGCGCAAGCTGGTCCAGCAAGGGGTTGCAGCTCTGGGCGCCGATGCGGACGAGGGCGGTCTTCGCGAGATCCTGGTGGTGATGGAGGAACTCGGCCGCGCCGCCTGTCCGGCTCCGATGTGGTCTTCCGCGCTCGCCAATCTCGTGCTGTCGCGAGCATCGTCGAACGCGGCGGCGGAGCTGCGGAAGGCGCTGCACGCCGGTACGGCCTGTGTTGCTTTTTCTTTCGGCGCGTTCGATCCCGATCCCGGTGTTGGCTCGATCAAGCTTGACGGCCAAAATGCAACCGGATTGCTTCGTTTCGTCGAGGCGGCGGGGAGCGCTACGCACCTGCTTGTGCCGGTTGGCGAGTCGCAGTTTGCGCTTGCCGACCTCGGGGCCCCCGGCATCAGTCGGGTGCCGACGCGCGCGATGGGCGCCTGGGGGAACTGGGAGCTGAGGCTGGACACGGCGCCGGTAAGCGTCATTCAGCCCGGGCCGATCAGCCTGGACGATCTCCGCCTGGTAGCGAGAGTGGCGCTGCTGGCGCGCGCCCATGGTGCCGCGCGTCGCGGGTTCGAGTTGGCCGTGGCGCACGCCAGGGAGCGGCACCAGTTTGGACAGCCAATCGGAAGATTCCAGGCGATCCAGCACAAGCTCGCCAATTGTTTCATCGATCTCGAAGGCGTCCGTCTGATTCTGGATCACGCGGCGAAACTGCGCGATGAGACAGACCGCGATTGGCCTTACTTCGCCGACTGTGCGATGGCGTTCGCAGGACCAGCGTTGCGGCGCGTTTCGCTCGAGACGCAGCACACGTTCGGTGCGATCGGCTATGCCGAGGAACACGAAGCGCCGCAGCACTTCAAGCGCGTGCACCTGGACACGATAGCGCTTGGCGGCGCGGCCGATGCCAAACGAAGTCTCGCCTCCCGCCTGTTTGACAACGATGACTCGGGATTGCCGCAATACGATCTCGGCTCGGCTGGCAACGAGCTGCGCGAACACGTCAAGCAATGGCTCGCGCAAAACTGGTCGGGAGAGAGGAAGTCCCGGTTTGACAAAAGGCCGTTCCACGACCGTGAGTTCGATCCTGAATTCGCGCTCGATGCAGGCAAGACCGGATGGATCGGCCTGGGATGGCCGCGGGAATTCGGCGGCCAGGCGCGCTCTCCGCTGGAGCAGATCGCTTTCATGGAGACAATGGAACAAGGCGAGGCGCCGCGTATCGGCGCGTCGATCCAAGCCAATGCCCTGATGATGTTCGGCACGGCCGAGCAACAGAAGAAATATCTGCCGGAGATCCTGCGCGGCGAGGCCATGCACGGGATGGGCTATAGCGAACCCCAGGCGGGATCCGACCTTGCGGCGTTGCGAACCAGCGCGGTCCGGGACGGCGATCACTGGGTCATCAACGGCCAGAAGATCTGGACCACCACGTGGTGGGGCAAGTACATGTTCCTGGCGGCGCGAACCGACAAGAGCGCCAAGCCGCCTCATGCCGGCATCAGCATGTTCATCGTTCCGATGAATGCCCCGGGAATTACGATCCAGCCGGCGACCACCATGTACGACGGCTCGTTCGCCAACATCTTCTACGATGACGTCCGCATTCCCCTGGAGAACCTCGTCGGCCGTGTCAACGAAGGGTGGAAAGTCCTGACCGGTGCGCTCGCTTTCGAGCGAGGGTTGGTCGGCGGTGGCATTGTGCTGAAAGTCGCGCATGCCTTTGAACAACTGCGCCAGCACCTGACGACCGAGCCGGAGTTCAGCAAGGATCCGATCGTCCGGGACAGGATGGCGACGTTCGCATCCGAAATAGAGATCGGCCGTCAATTGATGATGCATTGCGCGGAGCTGGCGGCCGGTGGCGTCACGCCGCCGGAGTATGGTGCGATCAGCAAGGTGTTTTCCGGTGAACTGATGGAGCGCTTCGGCGAAGCGGCGCTCGACATGCTCGGAATGCGCGCCGCGTTGTCCGAGCAGATGCCGGGCGCGATCGACAACGGCCGCTTCGAGCAGAATCTGCGTCATTCGCTGATGTGGGTAATCAGCATCGGGACCAACGAGATTCAGCGCAGCCTGATCGCCCAGCGCGCGCTTGGCTTGCCGAGATAG
- a CDS encoding isoprenylcysteine carboxylmethyltransferase family protein, with amino-acid sequence MSKITAILGSALFFLVAPAMLAGVIPWSITHWEFRPPFLAAEATRLAGLAFIIAGVPGLLDSFARFALQGLGTPAPIAPPRNLVVSGLYRYVRNPIYVAVVAVILGQAVLFADWHLLGYGALIWLFFHIFVIAYEEPTLRQSFGAEYESYCANVPRWLPRLTPRAV; translated from the coding sequence ATGTCGAAGATCACAGCAATCCTGGGTTCGGCGCTGTTTTTCCTCGTTGCACCGGCGATGTTGGCGGGCGTCATCCCATGGTCGATCACGCATTGGGAATTTCGGCCACCCTTTTTAGCCGCCGAAGCGACACGCTTGGCTGGGCTCGCGTTCATTATTGCCGGCGTGCCTGGATTGTTAGATTCGTTTGCGCGCTTTGCGTTGCAGGGTCTGGGCACGCCCGCGCCGATCGCGCCACCACGCAATCTCGTGGTGAGCGGACTATACCGCTATGTGCGCAATCCGATTTATGTTGCAGTCGTTGCCGTCATTCTTGGTCAGGCGGTGTTATTCGCTGACTGGCATCTCCTCGGCTACGGCGCGTTGATCTGGCTCTTTTTTCACATTTTCGTAATTGCCTATGAGGAGCCGACGCTCCGCCAAAGCTTCGGAGCCGAGTATGAAAGCTATTGCGCCAATGTGCCGCGCTGGCTTCCCCGACTCACTCCGCGAGCCGTCTAA
- a CDS encoding TetR/AcrR family transcriptional regulator yields the protein MQRSAELDLPGVTPSRQQRSRETTAALLKAGAEILRTRSLAELSIEVLCRQVGATVGAFYSRFKSKDAYFNALIELAARDGGSRLSRMKEDRRLTEADLAELSRLLVRGTIGWIRNHEGVLRAALQHDDTRPDRWSTFKALARTNVADATPILLAAMGRGNKAAKTRAIAFGFQVVLGTLVNAILNDPGPLSIHDREMEARLSHCLLLLLQAEMTAGQTGRLRSHPA from the coding sequence ATGCAGCGATCGGCCGAACTCGACCTTCCCGGTGTGACGCCGTCACGGCAGCAGCGCAGCCGCGAGACCACGGCCGCCCTGCTCAAGGCCGGCGCTGAGATACTGCGGACGCGCAGCCTTGCGGAATTGTCGATCGAGGTGCTGTGCCGGCAGGTCGGCGCCACCGTCGGCGCCTTCTACAGCCGCTTCAAAAGCAAGGATGCCTATTTCAACGCCCTGATCGAACTCGCCGCACGCGACGGCGGAAGCCGCCTGTCACGGATGAAGGAAGACAGGCGATTGACGGAGGCCGATCTCGCCGAGCTCAGCCGCCTCCTCGTCCGCGGGACGATCGGCTGGATCCGAAACCATGAAGGCGTGCTGCGCGCCGCCCTTCAGCACGACGACACAAGGCCGGACCGATGGTCCACCTTCAAGGCACTGGCGCGTACCAACGTGGCGGACGCGACGCCGATCCTGCTTGCTGCCATGGGCAGGGGCAACAAGGCGGCAAAAACCCGCGCCATCGCCTTCGGCTTTCAGGTCGTGCTGGGAACGCTGGTCAACGCCATCCTCAACGATCCCGGGCCGCTCTCCATTCACGACCGCGAGATGGAGGCGCGGCTTAGCCATTGCCTGCTGTTGTTGCTGCAGGCGGAGATGACGGCCGGGCAGACCGGACGCTTGCGCTCGCATCCCGCGTGA
- a CDS encoding RNA polymerase sigma factor, producing the protein MARVSGDLLLAAQSGDRHALTQLLVALQPDIRRYARRLCYRTSIIEDVVQEALIVVYRRVGTIRSPAALAGWLLTVIARLCMLPALMLMRGVEELASLEESRELAKVPPDELRIDLVNAIESLSPSHREVLLLRDLEDLTIWEIAGRLGVTREAAKSRLRRARALVREYLLGTKDSGREST; encoded by the coding sequence TTGGCGCGCGTATCAGGCGATCTCTTGCTCGCGGCACAGTCGGGTGACCGGCACGCACTGACACAGCTATTGGTGGCGCTGCAGCCGGACATTCGACGCTACGCCCGGCGCCTTTGCTACCGCACCTCGATTATCGAAGATGTGGTGCAAGAAGCACTCATCGTCGTGTACCGGCGCGTGGGCACGATCCGCAGTCCAGCCGCACTCGCCGGCTGGCTGCTGACCGTCATCGCGCGCCTTTGCATGCTGCCGGCGCTGATGCTGATGCGCGGAGTCGAGGAGCTCGCCAGCCTGGAAGAGTCACGCGAGCTCGCAAAGGTCCCGCCGGACGAGTTGCGCATAGACTTGGTCAATGCGATCGAGTCGCTTTCGCCGTCCCATCGCGAAGTGCTGCTGCTGCGAGATCTCGAAGATCTGACGATTTGGGAAATCGCCGGGCGGCTCGGCGTGACGCGCGAAGCGGCCAAAAGCCGCCTGCGCCGCGCCCGCGCGCTGGTGCGCGAATACCTGCTCGGCACAAAGGACAGCGGACGAGAGAGCACATGA